AGTATAAAGTTATACGCAGCCAGCTCTTTAAtcacaaaaaatatgataataAATCAATATAAGGGTTATTTGTACATGTTTAAGTATTTGAGatacattttttaatcaaaaattaaaaacgaaaacaattgTTTCCTTTGAACTTCAATGTGAGGATTATAAAAGATTAAACAGAATGATTATTACATAGCTATTCATTTAACACCTTTTTTGAAGTAATGATTaatcaaaaacattaaaaaatataatttgtataaaccCTCATACATAAATACTATGAGCTAAatgttatatatatgttataaataatttgttttttaatgaCATGCCATcatacaaatacatttttccTAATTTATTAGTTTGTAAAAAGTGTACATTTATTAGGTTTTTATGAGCAAGCTCTAAGTTGGACTTTGAATATCTTTCTTTAGCAAACTTTACGtaaacttaatttattttcctcaACTCATTATTGCAGTTTCCCGAGCACTGGCCAAAACCCCCTTCTGCCgcctggccaaaaactttgcGCCATGAAAAGTCATTTGCCAGCCATTGGCGAGACGTGCGACTCTCGTGGCTGCCAAATTCTTGGGGACTTCCGCCAGGGAGAAGCACCAGGAGGAGCAGCAAGAGGATCCCTGGCGGGGGAATGTGTCGCGGTTTGTCAGCTTGGCGCGTCGCCCCAATGATGGAGTGCGGCattgttgcattttaattgaaatttcttTGTGGACTTGGCGCGacaaagcagcaacaacaacaaccgctAACGAGTGCACAGAATGATggcaaataaaagcaaacaagCGAACAACAAACAACCAGAAACATGGCGAAACACTGTGCCAATGCCAAAGTGGCAATACATAATAATGAATGAATAAAGCGGGCAAAGCAATAACATCAGCGGGAATTTCTGTGACATATACCCTGAGAATCCTGTGGGGTATGCTTACTATTTCGATGcttttgcaacattttcctaagattaaatacattttagaTTATGTGTTTTATTGAATATCATGCAATTTTCCATGGGAAGTTAtgtctttttgtttttgtttttttgtcaATTCCAAAACACTTaacttatttaaaattaaataataatcatagcCAAAGCAGACCGCTTCAAACACCTAGTTAGATTAGAAGCCAAATTATTTTGGTACACCTGTCCGATTTTATTAAGTATCGCTGCTGAAGTACTGATTATAACAATTGCCAGTGACAACTCAAGAGATTATTCAATCAGGCATTTTCAATGTTATTTTACCTATCTAGTGACTAATATCAAGACTGATTGTCGTTGGCGGTTCTTATCACTGGCTAATTCGCATATAAAGGGGTTCCTCGTTCGCTGACAAACCCTCAATAACACTTTAACCAGCATGACGAACCAAGTGATAGTATTTCTACTGTGCGGTTTTGTGATCATCAGTGCCGGGAATCCAAATAGTGACGATGTGTTACCGCAGTTTCGGAATGTCAGGCAACTTAGGTCCTTGGGCATCGAATTTACCGAATACTTTCGAAATATTTCCACGCAAGATTTAGGCGGCTTGGAGTCCCAGTTTTCGAGTGAAGATGATCTGCTGTGCCTCAACGATATGAAGGCGCTGATGACAGGACTTGGAAGTGCTGAGTACTGggcgttgaaaagtatgtgaagtttgtataaaaaaaagagagttGGATTTGTCtatagtttttaaaaaattccAGTGATCGATGCCTGGGGGTCCATTCCATCGGGACTACTCGCCGGTAATTCGTATGACCTGGGCAACTTTGACGAGTGTCTGAACATCAGAAAGGAGATCGGCCAGGAGAGAACTATTCAAGGAAAGTACTGCTTCCTCTCGGTATCCCCTGCCAAAATCCTGGGGATCGAAACAAGCATAGGTAGCTTCAGAACTGCCACTTGCTTTCCTGCATCCTGCTCGGCGATCAACATGAATGCGTTTGTGGATCAATTGATGATGAAGTTACTCAATGTCAGTGTTCCAAGTTCAGCCATGAGAATCAGTGAAGGCAGCTGTCAGACCAGTGATAGTGAGCCCTGGGATGCCCTCACCATTTTTATGATGTAAGTCCTTCGAAGCTTCATTCCACTTTGGGCTAACTCTTTTGTTTCCAGAGTTATTTTATCCTTAATGAGTTTCATAGTGGCATTATCTACTCTGTGGGACTACTTTCTAGTCAAAGATCAGGGTAAGTTAACCGATAATAAGAGTCCTTATGgatattttatacttttaatCGACCTTCAGATCAGCTTCCGGCCATTGTGAAGATCTGTTCAGCCCGGTCCAATTCTCGAGCCCTATTTCGCGTTGTAGAAAGCCATTCGAATCCGAATGTAATCGACTGCCTTCATGGAATTCGCTGCATGTCCCTGATTTGGGTGATTACATGCCATCAGTACTCAGTCACTCTTATTTCGCCACACATCAATTTGTTCCGTGCCGCAACGGTAAGTGATATTCTActtatttgaaaatcaattaaaaagaCTTAATCGCTTTGCAGTGGGTGGAAAAACCATTTGCCAGTTTTATTCTGCATGGCTTCATATCCGTGGACTCGTTTCTAGTGATTGGCGGCTTGTTAGTGGCACTGATTCCATTGCGATTAATGGATAAGTAAGTCAAAAATGAGTGACAAAATTAGGCCTATACTGAGTGCAATTATCCGCAGGACCAAAGGCAAACTTAATGTGCCAATGATGTATTTACATCGCTTAATACGCATCGCTCCACTTCTGGCAATGGCCATAGTGGTCCACATGAAGCTGATGCCCTTGATATCAAGTGGGCCACTCT
The sequence above is drawn from the Drosophila melanogaster chromosome 2R genome and encodes:
- the CG13325 gene encoding uncharacterized protein, isoform A, which produces MTNQVIVFLLCGFVIISAGNPNSDDVLPQFRNVRQLRSLGIEFTEYFRNISTQDLGGLESQFSSEDDLLCLNDMKALMTGLGSAEYWALKMIDAWGSIPSGLLAGNSYDLGNFDECLNIRKEIGQERTIQGKYCFLSVSPAKILGIETSIGSFRTATCFPASCSAINMNAFVDQLMMKLLNVSVPSSAMRISEGSCQTSDSEPWDALTIFMIVILSLMSFIVALSTLWDYFLVKDQDQLPAIVKICSARSNSRALFRVVESHSNPNVIDCLHGIRCMSLIWVITCHQYSVTLISPHINLFRAATWVEKPFASFILHGFISVDSFLVIGGLLVALIPLRLMDKTKGKLNVPMMYLHRLIRIAPLLAMAIVVHMKLMPLISSGPLFVGGYIGNSACKAGWYWTLLFVNNYTDAKCLAQSWYLSLDMQLYIISPILLISLYKWGKKAAAGIFILIILLSACLFATMMVNGYSMMITAASPEAMRDGYYATHTHATPWLIGFLFGYFLHLNRGKKFQLSWVSVWSGWILCLAMIFTSIFALYPPSKWSDPDASTLAESFYYTLTRVGWALALCWVIFACVQGYGGLANSFLASPLWQPLSRLSYSVFIWHMFFMEMNARSTRTSTYFSDYGMMLNFWSTLGFTLLFSYAMHLLIEAPIGGLDIFLRPKGKISPTEKQTSHIDDKEPRDPENLLEPTTSTVD